In Vespula vulgaris chromosome 19, iyVesVulg1.1, whole genome shotgun sequence, a single genomic region encodes these proteins:
- the LOC127070891 gene encoding delta-like protein 1 has product MLPPILACLSLFIGHRELVPMNNGIAIGTTTIFGLVLPFGFAAGPRYVPKWKKQACEIPASQHPNSHYVCDEAGEVKCLLGWTGDLCDVPICRKGCDPLQGFCRRPGECRCKIGFYGELCDKCVALPGCQHGRCNVSFECACDPGWKGLFCSEPICAQDCLPSQGYCNKPGECRCRLGWQGPRCKQCAVLPGCVHGTCQGPLECRCEPGWTGLLCQTPICAAGCSKEHGGCRRPDTCRCRVGWRGKNCTECVPYPGCLHGSCKRPWECRCESGWSGDLCDEKLTYCEDHSDVCRNNGTCVSMTPEDGDYRCICPIGYMGRQCQIKTTVPSTELTPPMPDPGSNSPIDPQSASVESEPVENENVSEETETAEPLGPIAITDPPSTIDPSATAGKWPTEPPTDSPSTEDDEENET; this is encoded by the exons ATGCTACCTCCTATTCTTGCTTGTTTGAGCCTCTTTATCGGTCACCGTGAACTCGTTCCTATGAACAATGGAATTGCCATAGGGACAACGACTATTTTCGGACTCGTGTTGCCTTTTGGTTTTGCTGCTGGGCCTAG atacGTTCCAAAATGGAAGAAACAAGCTTGCGAGATTCCAGCGTCGCAGCATCCAAATTCTCATTACGTTTGTGACGAAGCTGGTGAAGTGAAATGTTTGCTAG GTTGGACCGGTGATCTTTGTGACGTACCAATCTGTCGAAAAGGCTGCGATCCCCTTCAAGGTTTCTGTCGACGTCCGGGTGAATGCAGGTGCAAGATCGGATTCTACGGCGAGCTATGCGACAAATGCGTGGCTCTACCTGGTTGCCAGCATGGAAG GTGTAACGTGAGTTTCGAGTGTGCCTGCGATCCCGGATGGAAAGGATTGTTCTGTTCCGAACCGATTTGCGCGCAGGATTGTCTACCGAGTCAAGGATATTGTAACAAGCCAGGAGAGTGCAG GTGCCGGTTAGGCTGGCAAGGACCAAGATGCAAACAGTGCGCTGTTTTACCAGGATGCGTTCATGGAACTTGTCAAGGGCCACTGGAATGTCGATGCGAGCCTGGCTGGACCGGACTATTGTGTCAAACGC CCATCTGCGCAGCAGGATGTAGCAAGGAACACGGTGGATGTCGTCGGCCTGATACCTGCAGGTGTCGTGTCGGTTGGAGAGGTAAAAATTGTACCGAATGCGTGCCATATCCAGGATGTCTACACGGATCCTGCAAAAGACCATGGGAATGTAGATGCGAATCTGGCTGGTCCGGTGATCTTTGCGACGAGAAATTAACTTATTGCGAGGATCATTCCGATGTCTGTCGAAATAACGGGACTTGCGTTAGCATGACACCGGAAGACGGTGATTATAg GTGTATTTGTCCGATCGGTTACATGGGCCGTCAATGTCAAATTAAAACGACGGTGCCGTCCACCGAATTGACACCTCCGATGCCGGATCCGGGATCAAATTCGCCGATCGATCCGCAAAGTGCATCGGTCGAATCTGAGCccgttgaaaatgaaaatgtcaGCGAGGAAACGGAAACTGCCGAACCGCTAGGCCCGATAGCGATCACCGATCCACCTTCGACCATTGATCCATCAGCAACAGCGGGAAAATGGCCGACCGAGCCGCCAACCGATTCACCATCGACCGAAGACGATGAAGAAAACGAGACGTGA
- the LOC127070893 gene encoding uncharacterized protein LOC127070893 isoform X1, whose protein sequence is MGNVSWLIILSLCASLVYCLDLGPVVRIAQCRSQCLRRYSTDGTCDWFSSRPETVCSECWQNCEAVEKRWEETSKTICEGDRYAQCPACQTACTYRKTRVAEKYMPSMLPAPRKGPVNLDNFDVAIVMRKVHKQWKDTGYYPGGRVPNLRPDTWIIVVTEQGMKQYSWQEWVPTLESLKEGLLYEATVSWRDVSTQLRRQQDLEQKRFNDRVRQFFLEKYGEKVLTEWRSQEDSQISEEVFRRFFFRRKDERNDEVLDTDGSPSTNGNSFEDLAVEKDESSKKKESYIVSWEPETGGLIGNQVTDSNSVQISLFPGTKYLVRIASNEGPGSFPIEVDTRPGSIQVKRVKRNFQDFYPWDVYAACIAAAIIIFAIAVVKFLRRKKKVNVEDV, encoded by the exons ATGGGAAACGTTTCGTGGCTGATAATTCTAAGTTTGTGCGCGAGTCTCGTTTATTGTCTGGACCTTGGTCCGGTCGTCAGGATCGCACAGTGTAGATCACAGTGTCTTAGAAGATATAGCACCGATGGAACGTGCGATTGGTTCTCCAGTCGACCGGAAACCGTTTGCAGCGAG TGCTGGCAAAATTGCGAGGCCGTGGAAAAACGATGGGAGGAAACTAGTAAAACTATTTGCGAAGGCGATCGCTATGCTCAA TGTCCAGCTTGCCAGACAGCATGTACCTACCGAAAAACGAGAGTAGCAGAAAAGTATATGCCCTCGATGTTACCGGCACCAAGGAAGGGTCCGGTAAACTTGGACAATTTCGACGTGGCCATAGTTATGCGAAAGGTACATAAACAATGGAAAGACACGGGTTATTACCCAGGGGGTAGAGTACCGAATCTCCGACCGGACACTTGGATCATCGTTGTCACGGAACAAGGTATGAAGCAATACAGTTGGCAAGAGTGGGTGCCCACTTTGGAGAGTTTGAAGGAAGGACTGTTATACGAGGCTACTGTGTCGTGGAGAGACGTATCGACTCAGCTGAGAAGGCAACAGGATCTTGAACAAAAGAGATTCAACGACAGAGTAAGACAGTTCTTCCTTGAAAAATACGGTGAGAAAGTTTTAACAGAATGGAGGAGTCAAGAGGATTCACAAATTTCCGAAGAAGTGTTTAGGAGATTTTTCTTCAGAAGGAAGGACGAACGTAACGACGAAGTTCTCGATACCGACGGTAGTCCATCGACCAATGGCAACTCGTTCGAAGATTTAGCCGTCGAGAAAGACGAGTcctcgaagaaaaaggaatcgtATATAGTATCCTGGGAACCAGAAACTGGAGGTCTCATCGGTAACCAAGTAACGGATTCTAACTCGGTTCAAATCTCCCTTTTTCCTGGCACTAAGTATCTCGTTAGGATAGCATCGAACGAGGGTCCCGGTAGTTTCCCTATCGAGGTTGATACCAGGCCAGGTTCCATCCAAGTCAAACGAGTGAAGAGAAATTTCCAAGATTTCTATCCCTGGGACGTCTACGCTGCCTGTATCGCCGCCGCGATCATAATCTTTGCTATCGCCGTCGTAAAGTTtttaagaaggaagaagaaggtgaaCGTCGAGGACGTTTAA
- the LOC127070893 gene encoding uncharacterized protein LOC127070893 isoform X2 gives MLKQCWQNCEAVEKRWEETSKTICEGDRYAQCPACQTACTYRKTRVAEKYMPSMLPAPRKGPVNLDNFDVAIVMRKVHKQWKDTGYYPGGRVPNLRPDTWIIVVTEQGMKQYSWQEWVPTLESLKEGLLYEATVSWRDVSTQLRRQQDLEQKRFNDRVRQFFLEKYGEKVLTEWRSQEDSQISEEVFRRFFFRRKDERNDEVLDTDGSPSTNGNSFEDLAVEKDESSKKKESYIVSWEPETGGLIGNQVTDSNSVQISLFPGTKYLVRIASNEGPGSFPIEVDTRPGSIQVKRVKRNFQDFYPWDVYAACIAAAIIIFAIAVVKFLRRKKKVNVEDV, from the exons ATGCTGAAACAG TGCTGGCAAAATTGCGAGGCCGTGGAAAAACGATGGGAGGAAACTAGTAAAACTATTTGCGAAGGCGATCGCTATGCTCAA TGTCCAGCTTGCCAGACAGCATGTACCTACCGAAAAACGAGAGTAGCAGAAAAGTATATGCCCTCGATGTTACCGGCACCAAGGAAGGGTCCGGTAAACTTGGACAATTTCGACGTGGCCATAGTTATGCGAAAGGTACATAAACAATGGAAAGACACGGGTTATTACCCAGGGGGTAGAGTACCGAATCTCCGACCGGACACTTGGATCATCGTTGTCACGGAACAAGGTATGAAGCAATACAGTTGGCAAGAGTGGGTGCCCACTTTGGAGAGTTTGAAGGAAGGACTGTTATACGAGGCTACTGTGTCGTGGAGAGACGTATCGACTCAGCTGAGAAGGCAACAGGATCTTGAACAAAAGAGATTCAACGACAGAGTAAGACAGTTCTTCCTTGAAAAATACGGTGAGAAAGTTTTAACAGAATGGAGGAGTCAAGAGGATTCACAAATTTCCGAAGAAGTGTTTAGGAGATTTTTCTTCAGAAGGAAGGACGAACGTAACGACGAAGTTCTCGATACCGACGGTAGTCCATCGACCAATGGCAACTCGTTCGAAGATTTAGCCGTCGAGAAAGACGAGTcctcgaagaaaaaggaatcgtATATAGTATCCTGGGAACCAGAAACTGGAGGTCTCATCGGTAACCAAGTAACGGATTCTAACTCGGTTCAAATCTCCCTTTTTCCTGGCACTAAGTATCTCGTTAGGATAGCATCGAACGAGGGTCCCGGTAGTTTCCCTATCGAGGTTGATACCAGGCCAGGTTCCATCCAAGTCAAACGAGTGAAGAGAAATTTCCAAGATTTCTATCCCTGGGACGTCTACGCTGCCTGTATCGCCGCCGCGATCATAATCTTTGCTATCGCCGTCGTAAAGTTtttaagaaggaagaagaaggtgaaCGTCGAGGACGTTTAA